The following proteins are encoded in a genomic region of Ostrinia nubilalis chromosome 1, ilOstNubi1.1, whole genome shotgun sequence:
- the LOC135074222 gene encoding arginine kinase isoform X3, with protein MVDAATLEKLEAGFSKLAASDSKSLLKKYLTREVFDALKNKKTSFGSTLLDCIQSGVENLDSGVGIYAPDAEAYVVFADLFDPIIEDYHNGFKKTDKHPAKNWGDVETLGNLDPASEFVVSTRVRCGRSMEGYPFNPCLTEAQYKEMEDKVSSTLSGLEGELKGTFYPLTGMSKETQQQLIDDHFLFKEGDRFLQAANACRFWPTGRGIYHNENKTFLVWCNEEDHLRLISMQMGGDLKQVYKRLVTAVNDIEKRIPFSHNDRLGFLTFCPTNLGTTVRASVHIKLPKLAADKAKLEEVASKYHLQVRGTRGEHTEAEGGVYDISNKRRMGLTEYEAVKEMYDGIAELIKIEKSL; from the exons ATGGTGGACGCCGCAACCCTCGAGAAGTTGGAGGCTGGCTTCAGCAAGCTGGCCGCCTCTGACTCCAAGTCACTGCTGAAGAAGTACCTGACCAGGGAAGTCTTCGATGCTCTCAAGAACAAGAAGACCTCCTTCGGCTCGACGCTCTTAGACTGCATCCAGTCgg GTGTTGAGAACTTGGACTCTGGTGTCGGAATCTACGCCCCCGACGCTGAGGCGTACGTAGTCTTCGCCGACCTGTTCGACCCCATCATCGAGGACTACCACAACGGCTTCAAGAAGACAGACAAGCACCCCGCCAAGAACTGGGGAGACGTCGAGACCCTCGGCAACCTGGACCCCGCCTCCGAGTTCGTGGTCTCCACTCGCGTTCGTTGCGGCCGCTCCATGGAGGGCTACCCCTTCAACCCCTGCCTGACCGAGGCCCAGTACAAGGAGATGGAAGACAAAGTCTCCTCCACCCTCTCCGGCCTCGAGGGCGAGCTCAAGGGCACCTTCTACCCGCTCACCGGCATGTCCAAGGAGACCCAGCAGCAGCTCATCGACGACCACTTCCTCTTCAAGGAGGGCGACCGCTTCCTGCAGGCCGCCAACGCCTGCCGCTTCTGGCCCACCGGCCGCGGCATCTACCACAACGAGAACAAGACCTTCCTGGTGTGGTGCAACGAGGAGGACCACCTGCGTCTGATCTCGATGCAGATGGGCGGCGACCTGAAGCAGGTGTACAAGAGGCTGGTGACCGCCGTCAATGATATCGAGAAGAGGATCCCGTTCTCGCACAACGACCGGCTGGGTTTCCTGACCTTCTGCCCGACCAACCTGGGCACGACCGTGCGTGCGTCGGTGCACATCAAGCTTCCCAAGCTGGCTGCCGACAAGGCCAAGCTGGAGGAGGTGGCGTCGAAGTACCACTTGCAGGTGCGCGGCACCCGCGGCGAGCACACCGAAGCCGAGGGCGGCGTGTATGACATCTCCAACAAACGCCGCATGGGACTCACCGAGTACGAGGCCGTCAAGGAAATGTACGACGGAATCGCTGAACTGATCAAAATCGAGAAGTCGTTGTAA
- the LOC135076352 gene encoding chromatin accessibility complex 16kD protein codes for MSTPKVEKDLHLPLSRVKTIMKSSPDVEAVGPEPLYLVTKVTELFVTDLAKRAFKNSKNNFLEYKHIAEVVQEDDTLDFLREIMPRKITVRQFKEMMAKKAAKGDLSDEESSEQSSEEYSTDESTSGKETNDQD; via the exons ATGTCGACGCCGAAAGTTGAAAAAGACTTGCATTTACCATTATCCAGAGTGAAAACTATTATGAAAAGTTCTCCAGATGTTGAAGCTGTTGGTCCTGAACCTTTATATTTAGTTACCAAAGTCACA GAACTCTTCGTAACGGATTTAGCTAAGAGagcatttaaaaatagtaagaACAACTTCTTGGAGTACAAACACATTGCAGAAGTGGTGCAAGAAGACGATACGTTAGATTTTTTACGGGAAATAATGCCTAGAAAGATAACCGTGAGGCAGTTTAAAGAGATGATGGCGAAAAAGGCGGCAAAAGGCGATCTGTCTGACGAGGAGTCCAGCGAGCAATCGAGTGAAGAGTACAGCACTGATGAGAGCACAAGTGGGAAGGAGACAAATGATCAAGACTGA
- the LOC135074222 gene encoding arginine kinase isoform X2 → MGGCATKENKENKPAEDADGKAAAMVDAATLEKLEAGFSKLAASDSKSLLKKYLTREVFDALKNKKTSFGSTLLDCIQSGVENLDSGVGIYAPDAEAYVVFADLFDPIIEDYHNGFKKTDKHPAKNWGDVETLGNLDPASEFVVSTRVRCGRSMEGYPFNPCLTEAQYKEMEDKVSSTLSGLEGELKGTFYPLTGMSKETQQQLIDDHFLFKEGDRFLQAANACRFWPTGRGIYHNENKTFLVWCNEEDHLRLISMQMGGDLKQVYKRLVTAVNDIEKRIPFSHNDRLGFLTFCPTNLGTTVRASVHIKLPKLAADKAKLEEVASKYHLQVRGTRGEHTEAEGGVYDISNKRRMGLTEYEAVKEMYDGIAELIKIEKSL, encoded by the exons ATGGGTGGCTGTGCAACGAAAGAAAACAAGGAAAACAAACCGGCAGAGGATGCCGACGG GAAAGCCGCAGCAATGGTGGACGCCGCAACCCTCGAGAAGTTGGAGGCTGGCTTCAGCAAGCTGGCCGCCTCTGACTCCAAGTCACTGCTGAAGAAGTACCTGACCAGGGAAGTCTTCGATGCTCTCAAGAACAAGAAGACCTCCTTCGGCTCGACGCTCTTAGACTGCATCCAGTCgg GTGTTGAGAACTTGGACTCTGGTGTCGGAATCTACGCCCCCGACGCTGAGGCGTACGTAGTCTTCGCCGACCTGTTCGACCCCATCATCGAGGACTACCACAACGGCTTCAAGAAGACAGACAAGCACCCCGCCAAGAACTGGGGAGACGTCGAGACCCTCGGCAACCTGGACCCCGCCTCCGAGTTCGTGGTCTCCACTCGCGTTCGTTGCGGCCGCTCCATGGAGGGCTACCCCTTCAACCCCTGCCTGACCGAGGCCCAGTACAAGGAGATGGAAGACAAAGTCTCCTCCACCCTCTCCGGCCTCGAGGGCGAGCTCAAGGGCACCTTCTACCCGCTCACCGGCATGTCCAAGGAGACCCAGCAGCAGCTCATCGACGACCACTTCCTCTTCAAGGAGGGCGACCGCTTCCTGCAGGCCGCCAACGCCTGCCGCTTCTGGCCCACCGGCCGCGGCATCTACCACAACGAGAACAAGACCTTCCTGGTGTGGTGCAACGAGGAGGACCACCTGCGTCTGATCTCGATGCAGATGGGCGGCGACCTGAAGCAGGTGTACAAGAGGCTGGTGACCGCCGTCAATGATATCGAGAAGAGGATCCCGTTCTCGCACAACGACCGGCTGGGTTTCCTGACCTTCTGCCCGACCAACCTGGGCACGACCGTGCGTGCGTCGGTGCACATCAAGCTTCCCAAGCTGGCTGCCGACAAGGCCAAGCTGGAGGAGGTGGCGTCGAAGTACCACTTGCAGGTGCGCGGCACCCGCGGCGAGCACACCGAAGCCGAGGGCGGCGTGTATGACATCTCCAACAAACGCCGCATGGGACTCACCGAGTACGAGGCCGTCAAGGAAATGTACGACGGAATCGCTGAACTGATCAAAATCGAGAAGTCGTTGTAA
- the LOC135074222 gene encoding arginine kinase isoform X1: MNYKLKVTIPVVVCGGAVLAYYLIKRKAAAMVDAATLEKLEAGFSKLAASDSKSLLKKYLTREVFDALKNKKTSFGSTLLDCIQSGVENLDSGVGIYAPDAEAYVVFADLFDPIIEDYHNGFKKTDKHPAKNWGDVETLGNLDPASEFVVSTRVRCGRSMEGYPFNPCLTEAQYKEMEDKVSSTLSGLEGELKGTFYPLTGMSKETQQQLIDDHFLFKEGDRFLQAANACRFWPTGRGIYHNENKTFLVWCNEEDHLRLISMQMGGDLKQVYKRLVTAVNDIEKRIPFSHNDRLGFLTFCPTNLGTTVRASVHIKLPKLAADKAKLEEVASKYHLQVRGTRGEHTEAEGGVYDISNKRRMGLTEYEAVKEMYDGIAELIKIEKSL; this comes from the exons ATGAATTATAAACTCAAAGTAACAATCCCAGTGGTCGTTTGCGGTGGCGCTGTTCTTGCATATTACCTCATCAAGAG GAAAGCCGCAGCAATGGTGGACGCCGCAACCCTCGAGAAGTTGGAGGCTGGCTTCAGCAAGCTGGCCGCCTCTGACTCCAAGTCACTGCTGAAGAAGTACCTGACCAGGGAAGTCTTCGATGCTCTCAAGAACAAGAAGACCTCCTTCGGCTCGACGCTCTTAGACTGCATCCAGTCgg GTGTTGAGAACTTGGACTCTGGTGTCGGAATCTACGCCCCCGACGCTGAGGCGTACGTAGTCTTCGCCGACCTGTTCGACCCCATCATCGAGGACTACCACAACGGCTTCAAGAAGACAGACAAGCACCCCGCCAAGAACTGGGGAGACGTCGAGACCCTCGGCAACCTGGACCCCGCCTCCGAGTTCGTGGTCTCCACTCGCGTTCGTTGCGGCCGCTCCATGGAGGGCTACCCCTTCAACCCCTGCCTGACCGAGGCCCAGTACAAGGAGATGGAAGACAAAGTCTCCTCCACCCTCTCCGGCCTCGAGGGCGAGCTCAAGGGCACCTTCTACCCGCTCACCGGCATGTCCAAGGAGACCCAGCAGCAGCTCATCGACGACCACTTCCTCTTCAAGGAGGGCGACCGCTTCCTGCAGGCCGCCAACGCCTGCCGCTTCTGGCCCACCGGCCGCGGCATCTACCACAACGAGAACAAGACCTTCCTGGTGTGGTGCAACGAGGAGGACCACCTGCGTCTGATCTCGATGCAGATGGGCGGCGACCTGAAGCAGGTGTACAAGAGGCTGGTGACCGCCGTCAATGATATCGAGAAGAGGATCCCGTTCTCGCACAACGACCGGCTGGGTTTCCTGACCTTCTGCCCGACCAACCTGGGCACGACCGTGCGTGCGTCGGTGCACATCAAGCTTCCCAAGCTGGCTGCCGACAAGGCCAAGCTGGAGGAGGTGGCGTCGAAGTACCACTTGCAGGTGCGCGGCACCCGCGGCGAGCACACCGAAGCCGAGGGCGGCGTGTATGACATCTCCAACAAACGCCGCATGGGACTCACCGAGTACGAGGCCGTCAAGGAAATGTACGACGGAATCGCTGAACTGATCAAAATCGAGAAGTCGTTGTAA